A region of the Mycobacterium sp. NBC_00419 genome:
GTCGGGCCGGTGCGCCTGAAGACCGCCGGCCAACGTCGCCAGGCCCGCGCCGCTGACACCCGCTGCACCCTTGGAGGCGATGATCATGAACACCAGCAAGCCGATCTGCTGACCGACCGACAGCGGGCTTCCCATCGCATCGGCGATGAACAGCGAGGCCATCGTCAGATAGATGGCGGTGCCGTCCAGATTGAACGAATACCCTGTCGGTACAACCACTCCCACGGTGCTCTGCTGCACGCCGAGGTGCTCCATCTTGGCGATCAGGCGCGGCAGCGCCGACTCCGACGACGAGGTCGCGAAGATCAGCAGGTACTCCCGGGCCAGGTAGCGCACCAGCTTGAAGATCGACACCCCGGACACCGTGCGCAGCAGCACCCCGAGCACGCCGAAGACGAACACGATGCAGGTGATGTAGAAGCCGAGCATCAGCGTCAGCAGTTGGGTGACGGCACTCCACCCGGTTTGGCCCACCACGTTGGCGATCGCCCCGAACGCACCGATCGGCGCCAGCCACAGCACCATCGCCAGAATCTTGAACACCAACCGCTGCAGGTGCTCGACGCCACGCAGGATGGGCTCGCCCTTGGAACCCATCGCCTGGATCGCGAAGCCGACGAGCAGCGCCACGAACAGCGCCTGCAACACATTGCCTGCGGTCAGCGCCGAGAACAGCGAGTCCGGGATGATGTGCTGGATGAACTGCATGATCCCGCCGGACTCGTGCGCCGTCTCGGCCAGCTCGGCCCCCTTGCCGGCCGTCGACTCGGTGATGTTCAGGCCATCGCCGGGGTGCAGCAGGTTGCCGACCACCAGGCCGATGGCCAGCGCGACCGTCGACATCACCATGAAGTACAGGAACGCCAAGCCACCGACCTTGCCCACCGTGGCGGCTTTGCGTACCGACCCGATGCCCAGCACGATCGTGCAGAAGATCACCGGCGTGATCATCATCTTGATCAGGCTGACGAACATGGTGCCGAGAACGCCGACCTGCTTGCCAACCCCCGGGGCAAGCAGGCCGACGATCACGCCACCGATCACCGCCGCGATGACCGCCAGGTAGAGCCAATGGGTGCGGTCGCGACGCTTCTCGGGTACGGGGTGGTTTCCGTCGTCGCGGGGGATGGCTTCGGTGGTCATAGTGGTGTTCCTTCCAGGCCATATGCAGGGGGTCTGCAAGGATGGTTACCCATAACGTGACCCAGGTCACGCTTTAGTTCATTTCGTTCATTCCCGGAGGTAGCAATGGCGGTGCTGCCCCGCTCGCTGGCCGGGCAAGCCTTCGCCCTGCAGGCAGCGGTCATCGCGCTGGTGGTGCTGGCCGGTAGCGCAATGGCCCTCTACGACGCCAAGCGCGACGGTGACCGAGCCGCCCGCGAACAGGTGACCGCCATCGCCGTCGCGCTCGCCGATGCGCCTTCGACCGCCCAGGCGATCGAAAACCACGATGCGACAACGGTTTTACAGC
Encoded here:
- a CDS encoding cation:dicarboxylate symporter family transporter, which translates into the protein MTTEAIPRDDGNHPVPEKRRDRTHWLYLAVIAAVIGGVIVGLLAPGVGKQVGVLGTMFVSLIKMMITPVIFCTIVLGIGSVRKAATVGKVGGLAFLYFMVMSTVALAIGLVVGNLLHPGDGLNITESTAGKGAELAETAHESGGIMQFIQHIIPDSLFSALTAGNVLQALFVALLVGFAIQAMGSKGEPILRGVEHLQRLVFKILAMVLWLAPIGAFGAIANVVGQTGWSAVTQLLTLMLGFYITCIVFVFGVLGVLLRTVSGVSIFKLVRYLAREYLLIFATSSSESALPRLIAKMEHLGVQQSTVGVVVPTGYSFNLDGTAIYLTMASLFIADAMGSPLSVGQQIGLLVFMIIASKGAAGVSGAGLATLAGGLQAHRPDLLDGVGLIVGIDRFMSEARAVTNFSGNAVATMLVGSWTKTVDMAKVDNVLSGRDPFDEQTMLDADSDDVAKKETVAV